CCGGCAGCCCGAGCCGGCGCGCGGCCTCGAACACGCGCGCCGTCTGCGCATGCGAAAACCCGATCCGCTCGCAGAAGGCGTCGACGGCATCGACCAGTCCTTCGCCCGCCAGCGCCGGCAGCATGCGTTCGCAGACCTCGGTGATGTAGTCGTCGGCGCGGGTCGCGAATTCCGGCGGCAGCGCATGCGCGCCGAGGAAGGTCGTGGCCACGTTCACCGGCAGCAGCCGGCCAACCCTGCGCGCCGTGCGCAGCATCTTCGCTTCGGCATCCAGGTCGAGCCCGTAGCCGGACTTGATCTCGAGCGTGGTCACGCCCTCGGCCAACAAAGCCCGGATGCGCGGGCTGCTTTGCCGCAGCAGCTCGTCCTCGCCGGCCGCGCGGGTGGCGCGCACGGTCGACATGATGCCGCCGCCCTGGCGCGCGATGTCCTCGTAGCTGGCGCCGTTCAGGCGCGCTTCCCATTCGTCGCTGCGATTGCCGGCATGGACGATGTGGGTATGGCAGTCGACCAGGCCGGGCGTGAGCCACAGCCCGCCGCAATCGTGCTCGCGCGCCGCCGGCGGCGCGTCCCCGCGCGCCCCGACCCAGGCGATGCGCCCGTCCCGCACCGCGACGGCGCCATCCTCGACGATGCCGTAGCCGTCCGCCATCGTGGCCATTGTCGCCAGGTGGGCGTTGACGAACAGGAGATCCACCGGCTCACTCATAGCGGCCGTCGTCTTCGTCGAGGTCTTCCTCGCTGTCGTAGTAATGGATGTCGGCGATGAAGATCATCCCCTGCCCCGCCTGCAGCGTCCAGGTCGTGCCCTGGTCGAGCAGCACCGCGTCGTAGCGGACCATATTGATGCGCTGCTGCTCGCTGCACAGTTCCAGGCTGTCGCCCTCGGCCAGGAACAGCACGGTGACGGGCGCGCGCGCGACGAAGCGCGATTCGCCGCTCAGCACGCGCCGGCCGAACTGGTGGTAGCAGCGGTCGAGGCGGGTCATGACGTTGAAGTCGGTGTTCGGCCCGCGGCTCAGCTTCGCCATCACGCGCGACTCGCCGTCGAAGAGGGCGACCGGATCGGCCTTCGACAACATGACCGGCTCGGCGTCGTCGACCTCGAGCGTCATGCCATGCCCATCGACCAGGGCCAGGGTGCGTTCCACGCCCGGGAACTCGGAGAAGGCGCCGTCTTCGGCGATGGTCGCCAGGCTGACCCGCCAGTCGAAATCCTCGAAGCCGGCGTCGGGCGGGAAGACCGCGATCTGGGTCGTGCTGCCGCCGCCGTTCTTCCAGGGCACCGGACTCAGGCTGGCATAAGGAATGAGCATCGTCATGGGTTACCTCACCGATCAGCGATTACATCTCGCGCAGGGCGCGCACGGCAGCAGTGTAACGCTGCGCGATCGCCTCCTGCGCGACGTGGCGCCCGCCGCGCACCACCCACTGGCCGCCGGCCAGCACGTCATGCACCAGGTTGTCGTTACCGCAGAACAGGAAGCGGCCGAGCACTTCGCTGGAGTCTACGCCATCGAGGTTGGGATGGGCGCTGTCCAGCACCAGCACATCCGCGCGCCGCCCCGCTTCGAGGCTGCCGACGGCGCGCCCGGCGGCGCGGGCGCCGCCGTGCAGGGCCTGGCGCCACAGGTAGGTGCCGACGTCGCGGCAGGCATCGGTCACGGCGATGTTGCGCTGCTGCCGCGCCAGGCGCTGGCCGTATTCGAGCCAGCGCAGTTCCTCGACCGGGCTCTGGGAGACATGGCTGTCGCTGCCGATGCCGAACAGGCCGCCGGCGGCGAGGTAGGGCGTGAGCGGGAACAGGCCGTCGCCGAGGTTGGCCTCGGTGGTCGGGCACAGGCCGGCGACCGCGCCGCTGGCCGCCAGCGCGGCCGTTTCGCCTTCCGACAGATGGGTCGCATGCACCAGGCACCAGCGGCCGTCGATCTCGAGCTGGCGCATCAGGTAGTCGACCGGACGGCTGCCCGTCGCCTCCAGGCATTGCTGCACTTCGAGCTGCTGCTCGGCGATATGGATGTGCAGCGGGCGCCCGGCCGGCAGGCCGGCGACCAGTTCGCGCAGCTGGCCACCGGAGACCGCGCGCAGCGAGTGCGGCGCCGCGCCCACTTCGAGCTGCGGCCCGCGCTGCGCGTCGAGCGCCTCGACGAGGCGCAGCACCAGCGCCGGATCGGTGCGGAAGCGCTGCTGGCTGGGTTTGAGCGGCTGTTCGCCAAAGCCGGCGTAGCTGTACATCACCGGCAGCAGAGTCAGGCCGATGCCGGACTGGCGCGCCGCTTCGGCGATGCGCAGCGCGGTCTCGGCCGGATTCGCGTACAGTGCGCCGCCGGGGTCGCGCTGCACGTAATGGAATTCGCAGATCGAGGTGTAGCCGTGGCGCAGGCATTCCACCTGCAGCTGGGCCGCCACCGCCGCCATCTGCTCCGGCGTGATGCGGCCGGCAAAGCGGTACATCAGCTCGCGCCAGGTCCAGAAGCTGTCCTCGCTGCTGCCGGCCCGTTCGGCCAGGCCGGCCATGGCGCGCTGAAAGGCGTGCGAGTGCAGGTTGACCATGCCGGGCAGGACATAGTCCGCCCGCGTGCTGCCTGCCGGCGCCTCGACCCCGGCGCGGACCTCGAGCAGGTCGCCGCGTTCGTCCCACGCCAGCAGCACGTCCTCGCGCCAGCCGTCCGGCAGCAGGGCGTGACGTGCGAACAGGGCGCGGGTCGACATGCTCATGCGCGCACCCACTCCACCGCCGCACCCAGCAGCCCGCGCAGCAGCGGCTGCACCTGCCCCGCCAGGTCGGGACGGTAGTCGAAAGGCGCCGCCTCGTTCATGTACAGGCACTGGGCCATCTCGAGCTGGATGGCGTGCACGCCGCCGGCCGGGTTGCCATAGAAGCGCGTGATATGGCCGCCCTTGAAGCGGCCGTTGAAGACGAAGGAGTACCGGTCCTGGCTGTCGACCAGCTTGATCATCGCGCCTTCCAGCTGCTGCGAGCAGGACTTGCCGTCGGCGGTGCCGAAGTTCAGGTCCGGCAGGCGGCCGTCGAAGAAGCGCGGCACCTGGGACGCGATCGAGTGGGCGTCCCACAGCACCACGCGGCCG
This window of the Massilia sp. WG5 genome carries:
- the hutI gene encoding imidazolonepropionase, which produces MATMADGYGIVEDGAVAVRDGRIAWVGARGDAPPAAREHDCGGLWLTPGLVDCHTHIVHAGNRSDEWEARLNGASYEDIARQGGGIMSTVRATRAAGEDELLRQSSPRIRALLAEGVTTLEIKSGYGLDLDAEAKMLRTARRVGRLLPVNVATTFLGAHALPPEFATRADDYITEVCERMLPALAGEGLVDAVDAFCERIGFSHAQTARVFEAARRLGLPVKLHAEQLSDQGGATLVAEYGGLSADHLEHLSPAGAAAMARAGTVAVLLPGAYYFLRETAMPPLGLLRELGVPLALATDCNPGTSPMTSLLLAMNMACTLWRMTPLEALRGVTANAARALGRADIGTIEPGRRADFALWDIARPADLAYAIGANPCRAVVNGGVLRAPHVSLPA
- a CDS encoding HutD family protein; translated protein: MTMLIPYASLSPVPWKNGGGSTTQIAVFPPDAGFEDFDWRVSLATIAEDGAFSEFPGVERTLALVDGHGMTLEVDDAEPVMLSKADPVALFDGESRVMAKLSRGPNTDFNVMTRLDRCYHQFGRRVLSGESRFVARAPVTVLFLAEGDSLELCSEQQRINMVRYDAVLLDQGTTWTLQAGQGMIFIADIHYYDSEEDLDEDDGRYE
- a CDS encoding formimidoylglutamate deiminase, which produces MSMSTRALFARHALLPDGWREDVLLAWDERGDLLEVRAGVEAPAGSTRADYVLPGMVNLHSHAFQRAMAGLAERAGSSEDSFWTWRELMYRFAGRITPEQMAAVAAQLQVECLRHGYTSICEFHYVQRDPGGALYANPAETALRIAEAARQSGIGLTLLPVMYSYAGFGEQPLKPSQQRFRTDPALVLRLVEALDAQRGPQLEVGAAPHSLRAVSGGQLRELVAGLPAGRPLHIHIAEQQLEVQQCLEATGSRPVDYLMRQLEIDGRWCLVHATHLSEGETAALAASGAVAGLCPTTEANLGDGLFPLTPYLAAGGLFGIGSDSHVSQSPVEELRWLEYGQRLARQQRNIAVTDACRDVGTYLWRQALHGGARAAGRAVGSLEAGRRADVLVLDSAHPNLDGVDSSEVLGRFLFCGNDNLVHDVLAGGQWVVRGGRHVAQEAIAQRYTAAVRALREM